Within Telopea speciosissima isolate NSW1024214 ecotype Mountain lineage chromosome 8, Tspe_v1, whole genome shotgun sequence, the genomic segment TATTTCAATCACGAACTCTatcttacctaaaaaaaaatcacgAACTGTATGGCATTGCAGATGATATTATATTAATGGAGCAATTGGGAGATGTGCAAATTGATCTCTAAGATAAAATAGTCTTTGGCGTCTCTTACTGTGTTCTTTCAAGATCTACAAGATTATGCTCAAACTTGAAAGAAAAACATAGAAGAATTTAGGATTTGGATTCTCTACCGTCTAGAATTGTGTGGCCGCAGAGGAGCACCGAGCTCCAAGATTTTATCCCCTAAGAGCCGAAAAAAGTCAATGTGCCACTATGCCTTTTAATCActaatttttatgtttttggtaACAAGCTTATTAGtttgaatttttctcctctcaggttccctgacCGTCAGGTTcgcaggttcctctcatagggaggacGGATACGACGACCTCActccacccgggcagtgtgttcgggcaggaggtgaggtcatcatttttgccccccctattagaggaaccaGCAAACCTGACAGTCCATAACCCCTTACTACTCCATTTCCAGGCTGCTTGGTTTATGTATcttgaattgaatttttttttttttaaaaataaacataaatggTCTTCCTTTTTTGCTCAGAATTTACGGTGCAGGGAGCTTTATCCTTTGAAAAAGGTTACTCTTTGTGATAGCATAGGAGACAGCTCAACTTCCTTAAAAAAACATTGATTAAGgtgaaggaaaaaggaaaaaagaaaaaggattttaATAATCCGAAGAGGTTCCTGAGAAGAACcgttatcctctcttgttacagcacggtgttgtaatgcatcgtgcggtgctgcagaggccatgtggcacaataGACCCCACATGGTCTCTACAACCGCTGCACTATGTGTTACAGCACCGtactgtaacaggagaggataaaaattctcttGAAACAATGAGAATACAGAGGACTCGAGGAGTCAACCAATAATGATATTGGACATGAGATACGGTTGTCCAcacggggagagagagagagagagagatttactaGTCTACGTTTAGAGATAATGTTCTCTGCGCAGGCACTGCCTGCAAGGAGACAATTTTTACACGGTTGGTTCGACAAAGTTGCCGTGTGGCGTATGCATGGTTGTGCTGTGGCCTGTGGTGAAGAACagtaaagaagatgaaagaaggaagaagcgcGTGATGGACTCGTGCATCAGGATTAGATTCTATTATAAGGCGGCTGCTCGCCACACGCACCGCGTGGTTCGGAAATTCACTTCAGCCCACAATTGTTCTGTAACCTTGCGGACCGATACGCGACAATCAAACTACCCTCCctaaatatttaattttttctgATTTGTTTTCTTCCCTTCGTTTCATTTCTTATTCTCCAATTACTTGATCAACTTACTTATTCCTAAGATTAACCACTTCtccattgctggaaattcttcCACTTTGAATTATTGTTCTAATTTAGTCTCCTCTCCCGTTGTTAATTTGGTCCTCTTGGATGGCTTTTTCTCTCTCATGCTGCAGATTCTGAATCTTTGAAGGTAAATTTGCTCGAATCCTCCACTCTCCTGGATCTGATTATACAGGTTTCGTTAATATTTCTGTTCTATTTTTTTGATTGATAGCGatattctattctattctattctaatctttctttcttttttggattttcgATTCATAATGTTAAAGCTTTAAAGCTTTTGAGTCGGAACTAGGGTTCGTTCAAGGAATTTATTTGCGTATTTAATtaattccccctcccccctctatTGTAATgttattttttcccttctctagCTGTAATCGAAGTTATTTCTTCATGAAACCAATTGCAGACATCACTTATGTTTTTCTTACAAAGAAATTTCATCTACGTTACGATTTTGACTTGGAAGTCTTACAAATTTTTATGTTTGATTCTACCAGGAAAAATTGCTGCCTAACTTTGAAGAAGCTGGTGACCGATATCAGGACTTGAGCATGGTTGCAGATGCTCCTGTTCCAATGGCTAAGGAAGTCAATGCAGTAGCGGATAAACCGGTTGGCAGGTCAGTCTAGTATTTTCAGGGTGCTTTTTCTGTAGCGGTGCAGTGTTAAAGATATCCAAGTTAGATAGTTTAAAATCAGGAAAGTATTCTGAAGATGAAATATCATTTTAATTAATAGTTGTcgtttgattgcttgatgttgtgTAAGTATTGTTAAACTTATGTAAAGTTTAAGATGGATCAAAACTATCTAATTATCCTTCATATTGGGCTGATTGAGCCCAGCAATGTATGCCATGGTTCTACCGATGAAAatgagacaaagaaagaaagctaaCAAATTTTATTAGGAAAACAAGCAGAATGCCCAGTCATTTTTAGCAAGTTATCACAAACCGTGCAAGACATGCTCCCTGATGTAGTTCTTTTGTCAGAAAATCTTAAATTACTGGTGTCAAACATGAGTCCCTGTCACTTGTGGGGAAGATGTGTTCGtcataaatatatttattatgaTAGAAACTAACATGAAAGTTAAAATACATATACTCTCTTAAATTGTTTGATATAAAAGAGATCATTTGTGCTTTCAGAATATTCTTTTGACACATGTATTTATGTAAGCGAGATCCTCCAACGAAGACATCGAAATGACATTCATACTTCCAGATATATGTTTTTCACAAGGCTTGAACGAGTATGGAACTAGAAACTGGAGTTAGGTTTTTGTTAGGCTCTTAACAAGGCCTGAATTGATATTGTCATAACATTAATTTCCAAATTGTTAAATGTGCACGTAGTGGTTGGTGAAACCACTACAGGCTGATCTTGGTTTCTGGGATGTTATATTGGTAAATTTTTGTCAACTGGTTAAATAGTTGATCATTGCTAGATTATCCATGATGATATTATCTTCCTTGCCCCTTGGTCATTTAtatggattttcttcttctgttgaatCCTTATTTCTTATGTTAATTCATTTAAGGCCTTGTGGTAATGAGAAGTGAGTTCCTATGTATACTGATGGGAGGAGCCAATACGCACTTAGGCTGTTATTAAATACTGCAGCACTTATTAGCATCTCTGTGCTGCCAGCCTCTGAGTATATCTTGATGTGATTGTGAGTCCACTACTTCAGAATTGTAGAAAATACATTTTGATGTTCTGCAGATGCAAATACATGATATGCCAGATACTACTTTATGCCCATCGACAGCCAGTCTATGTTCCCTGTTCTGCTCTTTATTATTTACTTTACCTTGTCAGTGTTCACCTGTGAAGCTAATTTCCATCCATGAGGTTGATATATGGTcggactcccccccccccacacgcactccctcttctctttctgGTAGAGTAGTTTGCCTGGTTTTAATAAATTTATATCTTATTACATGATCTTTATATGTTTTAGACCACAGGTCTTCTGTCTATACTGGTTACCCAAAAGTTCTCTATGGTGTAGGTCTACCCCCAACAAAAGGAACGGAAAAATTCCAAAGAAAATCCACAAGGCTGAGAGAGAGAAGCTTAAACGTGACCATTTGAATGAGCTTTTCCTTGAGTTGGGCAATGCACTAGGTAACTTTTCGTTCCatttaatattttcttcttcaaatttatGGTGTTTACTTGAAGGCCGGTTCCCACACATTTGTCCTGAAAGACAATTAGTTGGGATGGCTTTATTGCAGGTTTAATGTGTAATCTGCTCTCTTAGGGGTTGGTTTGGTATGGCCTTGTTGGATTTCAGATCAGCAATGTATTTGATTGTTGGCCTGTGATTGTCAGGCTACAACAAAGCTGGACCTTTATTAAGGTCTTTGATTTATTAGCAGCCCatatttcttttactttcttctattttcatactttttttaTTGAGCTTTCCTCATAATCTCCTGCACTGCCCTTACCCAATTTGTTGCATTGCCTGATCCACATGCAGTGATCATGGTTTGGTTGACCAGAACCTTTAGTAAAaacctcctcccctcccccctccccccgccCCAAGAAAATCTTTAATCATTAGATCATAGTAGCTATCTCTCACTTGTTGGGCTTGGTAAAATTTGGGTTACAGGGCTGGGATACTTCTTAAaaaatttcttctattttacAGAATCAGCTCGGCAGAATAGTGGCAAGGCATCTGTATTGGATGAGGCTACTCGGTTCCTCCGTGATCTGCTTGCTCAAGTTGAATGTCTCAAAAGGGAAAATGCAGCACTGTTATCTGAATCTCACTATGTGAGCTTCTGAAACCCATGCATgctttcttcctcattcttgtgTTATATAACAGCAGACTCGTTTTCTAaccatttttcatttccttgATGTTTGGACTGAATGGGCTCAAGGTTTtagctctcttttttttaataatcatCAATTTTGTTAGAGAATAGAAAAGCTACATAAATATATGTATACAATGACAACAGAGAACCTAGAGATCAGGACAAATTAAGACCGGATGCTAGTATAGCATACTAGGAAAGGTCTCACATAGCTGacccagaaagaaaaaaaacaggcAAGTACAAGGAGACCCTATAAACTACCCTCACCATTAGCTGATCTTAGCTCCAACTAGAAGAAATGTTTCCACATGTTGAAAGAGAGCTTGCTCTGCTTGTGAAATTCAGATAGTGAAGAGCCCCTAACACTAGAGCTCAAATACTTGATGACTAAAGCTGCATCACCTTCAACCACTGAATCCAATCACCCATCACAATAGTATATCACCAATCCTTAGATTACCACTTTCAACTCAGCTGTGATTGAGTTGCATCTTTCTGCAATTATGACGGGAATGTTCTGGAAAACAAGTGAGATTGACTGTAAGGCTTTGTTCAATTTAATCTAGGATTGAAAGATAAAGCTATTACAactaattttgttttcttccttttagcttcttctattctttatcttcttctcctttcttcttatcccttatgttctccattcatatgtaatagaaaacaacaataaaaaaaatagagttttagttatttaatttgttcctaatcgtgttgatcctggctgcaatcgatctcccgctggtttccctggttcgaggttgaCTTTTGCAGTACTTTCTTCCCACCATCAATGTCATTGTTTTACATACAATAAATTCTTTTTGTACTTTCTTCCCACCATCAATGTCATTGTTTTACATACAATAAATTCTTTCTTTCCAACAGCAATGGAACCCACAAGTGCaatgagctctctctctctctctctctcccctgtCTTTCACTATCTCACACACACGGCCACCACCAACACACAAAGAATGGTGTAGCAAAGGCTGCAACAAATCGGAGCAGGCaaagctttttctttttccttccttcCCTGGTTTCAAACAGATTGTTACCATAACTGCCCATATTCGCAAATTTACTTGGTGAATATGAAGTGTAATCCTTCCAATAGTGACAAAGTAGCTTCCATTATTTATGTTAATTATGTTAACAGTTTGCTTGGAAAGTGAGTGTTGTTTTGTTTGTGTTCAGTTAATAATCCCGTTGTCAACCTCTTTCTTGTTTGGATGATCATGAAACAGGTGACCGTTGAGAAGAATGAGCTCAGAGATGAGAATTCTGTCCTCGAAGCAGAGATTGAGAAGCTGCAGACTGAGCTACAGGATAGGGCTCAGGTAAAACCAGCTTGGGATGCAGCTACGGCTCAATCGCAGCACAAGAAAATAGTATCACACTTATCAGAGGACTGCCTCACATTGCCTGTCATAGACCCCACATTGCAGCAGTCAGCTGTCGTCGGTCCAGTCTTTGTAATTCCACTTCATGAGCGGCATGGTTATTCAGAGCCTGAAACCACTCTTACACCATCAAAGCCTTCCTCAAACGTGAGCAAGCCACATGCTCGTTACCCAACCCCATCAGATTTGTGGCCATCACGACTCCTTGTTAAACAGCCAACTTCTGAGGATAACTGCCCTAGATGATTTGAGCAATGTCATTGGAGCCAAAGATGTCTATGTTAGACAATGTGTAAGCTTGTGATGTATCTCTTGGTATGATTGGAAGTTGAGGTTGTAATATGTCTTTTATGCATTTTGTTAATCTAATCTTTAATCAAATGCTGAGTACCTCCACTGTTTGGTTCTAagtgccctctctctctctctctctctctctctctctcacacacacacacacacacacacacacacacacatttcgGTGGTCACTTTTGATTGGTCCCAAAAACTCACTCATTTAAGTGGGATGGACGTTCCCATCTGGGTTTAAAAACCACCACCTTTTGGCTGATACTGCGGACCTGTATAGATATCGTATTGGTGACTACAAGCTCAATACTGAGGCCTCCGTCGAGGAAAACCCTGGCTAAGGTCCTAAGGAGAATGGATCATTTGCATGTTTTCCCTtagtaaatggcaaaaatagaaaccaaacttGGATCTTCAATTTCTCGAACTTCTTGGATTCCGCAATCATCACAGTTGTAAAACTTAAAACTACCACCCCACAGGATGGACTGAATATGGCTTGGAGGAGGCTGGGAATATGGAGCTCAGATCTGCTACTCACATGGGGACGGGTAGGGATAGAtatgaaccctccatggggatGTGGGATCGGCCTCAAGGGTGTGGGACTCATGTCCCTTGGAGGGGTCAgttctgtccccacccgtccccatgtggggagAATACGTAAACTTCGTGCGTTGTCAACAGCAGGATAATGATCCATTCTTCCCATACTTGTCTATATTGACAAGCTTCAATCATGCAACTGGAATTTTCACATCAGTCTTGCTTTCAGATAATCCAAGTGGGAGACCGATTTATCATATATAGtgggaaagaaattgaagaagatggaTTTTTTCCTCGCACATTATTGAGTAAGATGTGGAATACAATTTCTTTTTGagattaggaaaaaaaattctacacAGATGTGCTGTTTGCCTTGATactaaaaagaatagaaatctTGCTTCTTCGTGAGGCCTTTCTCTTATTCTAATATATGATTGTCTTCGCCCTTGGATAGCCTAGTTGGGTCTTGAGCTGAGTTCTTCGATGACATGGCCAAATATGGATTACATACTTGCATCTTACAATTAATATTAGGTTAACTTTCTGTGAACAAATCCCACTTTTGGCTCATCAGTTTTTGTTTGATCCATATGGTGGATGTACTGATCGTGATGTTTAGCTAACAGAACTTTATCTGTTAGaccgaaaaaaaagaagagcaatTTACATATATGTCTCTTGTAATCCCCCATTGTTTAAACAATTAGATGTACCTCCCCTGGACTATAGTGGGGTTTACAAATAATCTCAGTCCGTTAAGTTGAAATCATTAGTTGAagcaaaaaaaatcataaatggtCATATTACTTTTTATTAGTgtagttttattcttttatCCTTACATTACAAAACCCAAATCCATCTCCTCGACCTTCCATTGTTCCAATTTCATCTTCCCCCTTATTTTTGTACTCCTTATCGCTCACTCTTTAGTGAACTAAAAAATTCCATTTAATCAAATGCTCTGCACACATTCTTTGGCGGGGGACGATGAGTGTCTTGGTCTTAGCCGGTCCAATGGGCAGCTTGTATGTTGGAAACCGGTCTCTAGTGCCAAAATGCAACACGAATTTCATGCATAACATGTGGAGATCGGATCCTCTTTCCGTATGTGTACACATACACAGGCTGGTCTATTGCTATTAATGCTCCcaaataggggtgtaaatgaatagccgaaatccatttccgtatctgtgtttgtatttgtttagcactatccgaatccattcgaaagctaaatggatgcggatacagatagactatagctatccaaaaagctatatttacatgtaaatggataaaatatctgatttgtatctgtgtccgtatccgtttagtactatccaaatccgtctaaaagctaattggatgcagatgcggatgtAGATATAGCATTtttcgagccgaatccgattacatccctACTCCCAAGGCCGGGATCATGATCGTCTCCAAGGAACAAAGAATGCCTAGGGCgttgccagccgttgggctgtgccgcacacatacCTAGatgtgcaccgagatgtgtgccaCACAGCTCAACCACTTGATACCCCTGACACCAcctccctagagacgagctaaatACAAACCTCTGTGACTCTACATGAAAAAGGTAACGGCTCCGTCAAGTATGGCATATGGCACAACGTACATAGGATATATGACAGCAAGACAGCGTACATTAAGTATCATGGCCAGACTGGACTTCGACTATTAATTACGATTTTAATTGTTGTTTATATCTCATTAAATATAATTAATCTGTTCATCTTCCTCGCGGCGGGTAAAAAAGGTTTGCAGGTTAGTGGAAATCAGATTTGTTAATCTGACCTTAATTACTTCTTATATTGCAATCTTATTTTCTGGGGACCCACTAATTAGCGCAGGTTCGAAAATCCTGTGCGTCACACGTTTCACGTATATGGCACTATTACCTAGTACTTGAGACCCGGGTTGTAATTACCTTTATTTTAGATTTATTGCCTTTCTTTGGATTCTTTTCACACTCTTGTCTGGAATAAATTCTTTCATACTTATTTTACACTCTTCGAGAGTGTGAAAAAATCTCAGTTGTAGAAGTTTCAGATCACAAGTTCAGGAGGATAAGAATTTCTAAGAGATGGGATCTGGGAGTTTTCTCAAGGTGGTGGCGAAGAACTTTGATGTTCTTGCTGGGTATGTTCTTCTATATTACATTCTGAAGATTCTTTTCATCATTTCCGGCTGAAATTTTGTTCTGTAAATTTACGCAAAATCCGTAAGgattaaacctttttttttttgtttccttttatatattttttgagaacgaagggggaggggaagtaGTGGGGTTTTGGAAACGAAGGCATTGTTGAATTTTGGTAAATTCATTTATTGTCTTCATTGTTTTCTGCCGAAGTCGAATTATGTGTTGCAATGCAGAAGCCTCCaatacctttttctttttaaagttcGAATTTTGCTTTTCTGATGATAAACTCATGGCTGCTTGGTTTTTCCCTTTTCGATTATATGATTGCTGAAGAGTAACGCAATCTTTTCGTTTTATAATTTGTTTATCTGTGTTCGATCCACAGGCCTTTGGTTACTCTGGCTTACCCTCTGTAAGTGGATTTCCTCTACTATCCCGTTTACATGAAATGCAGACAATTTAGATGTTCAAATTATTGGTTCTATTGTTTGGTTTATGGACAGATATGCCTCAATTAGAGCAATTGAGACCAAGTCTCGTGCAGACGATCAGCAATGGCTCACATACTGGGTTCTGTACTCCATGATTACCCTATTCGAGCTCACCTTTGCTAAAGTTATTGAATGGTAAATTTTCTCTAACATTATTCGTTTTGATGGTTAAATAACTTTTACGATTTTGTTTTGATCTTGAATTGACTTTGGGATATTGGTTTTTGACATTGTGAATGATTATATAATCGATTATCCATTTATACCCTACTAGCCCCTTGGTTTCATGTTTTGACCAAGTGTTTGGAACACAAAATTAATGCAATAGGAACCTATTATCAATGATGAGTGTTGTTTTACATGGAACATTTTTTTGAGGTACAATTTTTTTGAACTTTAACCTAAATCATGCGTTAGACCCAAAACTATAATCACCCTAACCAGGCCAGTCTCTGCACGGACAAGGCTCTATATTAAAGATAGCTGTGAAGGGCTAAAAGAACTTGAGGAaccagaagaaagaaaagggaacaGACTTGTTGATTCAAATTTTGTTTCTAGATTAATTGAAATCACCTTTGACTGATTCATTTTGTAGAGGTAGCTTTTCAAAATGTGGAAAACAAAAGAATGAAGTGCAAAAATTGAGGTTATTCATGTTACCATCTTGGAGCTAGGTTGTTACTCTTGTTGCCCatattgaaaacaaaagaaatggcCTCTGTACAATGGAAAAGTGGAATAACTCTCATTGTTGAGAACTTACtgaagttgttgttgttgcttgtattatttgattttttttttttttttaataaattcttgcttgtattctttgatttttttttgaaaaaaatcttGCTTGTATTGATTAGAAACTATTTGAACATATGGCATGTTCTTTCATTTTGTAATATTTTACTGCCTTTTCGTGCTTAATATCTTggggatctcctcctccccTTTATTTCCCCCCCTGgttttgatgtatcatccttttGTTAGTTGTTTCACCCGTCCCTTAGCTTTTGTTTTATCATCCATGTGATATTTGTTTCTCTGTCCCCTGGTTTTTTGCTGCATCAtccttttgttgttttctttcttatagTTAGATGGGTGTCCCCCCAGTGGTTAGCCTTCTGGGCTTTTGCGTTGTATTCTGTTCTTTTCCTTTAATATAactcaaatttcttcatctcTGTGGCAGGCTCCCATTTTGGTCTTATGCAAAACTAATTGTCACCTGCTGGTTGGTTTTGCCTTACTTCAGTGGAGCTGCATATGTATATGAGCATTTTGTTAGACCTTTCTTTGTGAACCCACAAACAGTAAATATCTGGTACATCCCACGGAAGAAGGATGTTTTCAGTAAGCCAGATGACATTCTAACAGCTGCAGAGAAATACATTGCAGAGAATGGGACAGAAGCATTTGAGAAGCTCGTTAGTAAGGTATGCTCAATGACCATGAATTAATTTGAaacttttgtttcttattttcttgggAGTAGTTGTAGAAATTATGAATCAGGGTTTTCCTTAGTAGTAGTTGTACTGAGTTTAGGAGTTTTGCTCCAACTTATTTAGTAAAGCTGAAAAGCTAATTCAGAAaatcccccctcctcccccttttCTTTCCTCCTTTCTGCATGAGTagttgtattttatttattttggggggaggggggttgtttggggaaGGAAGAGGGGGAGGCAAAGAAATGGATTTAGGAAAGGAAAATTGAATTATCTTTTCCAATAAACATTCAGGGGTCATGTCTTTTCT encodes:
- the LOC122671970 gene encoding transcription factor bHLH47-like isoform X1, giving the protein MDSCIRIRFYYKAAARHTHRVVRKFTSAHNCSEKLLPNFEEAGDRYQDLSMVADAPVPMAKEVNAVADKPVGRSTPNKRNGKIPKKIHKAEREKLKRDHLNELFLELGNALESARQNSGKASVLDEATRFLRDLLAQVECLKRENAALLSESHYVTVEKNELRDENSVLEAEIEKLQTELQDRAQVKPAWDAATAQSQHKKIVSHLSEDCLTLPVIDPTLQQSAVVGPVFVIPLHERHGYSEPETTLTPSKPSSNVSKPHARYPTPSDLWPSRLLVKQPTSEDNCPR
- the LOC122671970 gene encoding transcription factor bHLH47-like isoform X2, translating into MVADAPVPMAKEVNAVADKPVGRSTPNKRNGKIPKKIHKAEREKLKRDHLNELFLELGNALESARQNSGKASVLDEATRFLRDLLAQVECLKRENAALLSESHYVTVEKNELRDENSVLEAEIEKLQTELQDRAQVKPAWDAATAQSQHKKIVSHLSEDCLTLPVIDPTLQQSAVVGPVFVIPLHERHGYSEPETTLTPSKPSSNVSKPHARYPTPSDLWPSRLLVKQPTSEDNCPR
- the LOC122671971 gene encoding HVA22-like protein a; the encoded protein is MGSGSFLKVVAKNFDVLAGPLVTLAYPLYASIRAIETKSRADDQQWLTYWVLYSMITLFELTFAKVIEWLPFWSYAKLIVTCWLVLPYFSGAAYVYEHFVRPFFVNPQTVNIWYIPRKKDVFSKPDDILTAAEKYIAENGTEAFEKLVSKTDKGVASRSRSSSNYMIFDEDDYRY